One stretch of Ananas comosus cultivar F153 linkage group 6, ASM154086v1, whole genome shotgun sequence DNA includes these proteins:
- the LOC109712124 gene encoding galactoside 2-alpha-L-fucosyltransferase-like — MDSEKSSRMQQPHADSEMDAAAPRLTRFEKKGWDVAAVRPAVVLVATMLAVLLLVTLVSRPRWTASQVCVPGLTMRSVRAGTDNALLLVYGKGAGEASFVTVAEPNDKLLGGLLSHDFDEQSCLSRYQSILYRNPSHHILSSYLISKLRKYEALHKKCGPGTPLFRKSLEQLKHNHSAELECNYALWTPNGGLGNRMLSIASVFLYALLNNKVLLIHETDDLVDIFCEPFPGTSWVIPKDFPIKDLQNFHRGNQQSYGEMLGKHSISNNATIPMESLPPFVYAHLRYDYTHLDRLFYCSDDQSVLRKVNWVLIRTDNYFVPALFMIPEYEDELRRMFPNGETVFHHLGRYLFHPSNTVWGMIIRYHESYLAKAKERVGVQIRIFSWAPIPSDGLFDQIIRCAQDKNILPAINPKETESPSLEEPTESKAILVASLHYEYYEKMKKMYYEHSTVTGETVGVYQPTHEGQQQTEKQSHNQKALAEIWLLSFSDVLITTAASTFGYVSSDLAGLKPWVLSAPENRKAPDIACRRAFTLEPCFHSPPNFDCRAKRNADTGNLVRHVTHCVDWKKGVTLIE; from the exons ATGGACTCGGAGAAGAGTAGTAGGATGCAGCAGCCACACGCAGATTCAGAAATGGATGCAGCAGCTCCGCGCCTGACGAGGTTCGAGAAGAAGGGTTGGGATGTCGCAGCGGTGCGGCCTGCGGTGGTGCTCGTCGCGACGATGCTAGCTGTGTTGCTGCTCGTCACACTCGTTTCTCGACCCCGTTGGACCGCGTCGCAAGTTTGCGTCCCGGGACTTACAATGAGATCTGTACGAGCAG GTACTGATAATGCTCTGTTGCTTGTCTATGGCAAAGGTGCAGGAGAAGCTTCATTTGTAACCGTCGCTGAGCCGAACGATAAACTTCTCGGCGGATTACTTTCCCACGATTTCGACGAGCAATCGTGTCTGAGCCGGTACCAGTCCATCCTCTACCGCAATCCGTCTCACCACATACTCTCTTCGTACCTCATCTCCAAGCTTAGGAAATACGAAGCACTCCACAAAAAATGCGGTCCGGGAACTCCGCTTTTCCGAAAATCCCTCGAGCAGCTAAAACACAACCACAGCGCCGAGCTCGAGTGCAACTACGCATTGTGGACCCCCAACGGAGGGTTAGGGAATAGAATGCTAAGCATTGCTTCCGTATTTCTCTACGCGCTCCTGAACAACAAAGTGTTGTTGATCCACGAAACCGACGACTTAGTCGATATCTTCTGCGAGCCGTTCCCCGGAACCTCCTGGGTTATACCTAAAGATTTCCCTATCAAAGACTTGCAAAATTTTCACCGCGGTAACCAACAAAGCTACGGCGAGATGCTAGGGAAACACTCGATCAGCAACAATGCCACGATTCCGATGGAGTCGTTACCGCCGTTTGTTTACGCTCATCTGCGATACGATTATACGCATTTAGATAGACTCTTCTACTGCAGCGATGATCAGTCAGTGCTCAGAAAGGTGAACTGGGTGCTTATTCGAACCGACAACTACTTTGTTCCTGCTCTGTTCATGATTCCAGAGTACGAAGATGAACTCCGCCGGATGTTTCCGAACGGAGAGACCGTTTTCCACCACCTGGGACGGTACCTTTTCCACCCGAGCAATACGGTGTGGGGAATGATCATCAGATATCACGAATCATATCTAGCCAAGGCCAAGGAGAGAGTGGGGGTTCAAATTCGAATCTTTTCGTGGGCGCCGATTCCGTCAGACGGTCTCTTTGATCAGATCATCAGATGTGCGCAGGACAAAAACATACTACCCGCGATCAATCCGAAAGAAACCGAGTCTCCGAGTCTCGAAGAACCAACAGAATCAAAGGCAATTCTCGTGGCCTCGCTGCATTACGAGTACTacgagaagatgaagaagatgtaCTACGAGCACTCGACCGTGACGGGGGAGACGGTCGGCGTTTACCAACCGACGCACGAAGGTCAGCAGCAAACAGAGAAGCAGTCGCACAACCAAAAGGCGCTCGCAGAGATATGGCTGCTGAGCTTCTCAGATGTGCTGATCACGACCGCGGCGTCGACGTTCGGATACGTAAGCAGCGATCTTGCTGGCCTGAAGCCGTGGGTTTTATCGGCGCCTGAGAATCGGAAGGCCCCCGACATCGCTTGCCGTCGGGCCTTCACGCTCGAACCCTGCTTCCACTCCCCGCCAAACTTCGACTGCCGCGCGAAGAGGAATGCTGACACCGGAAACTTGGTCCGGCATGTGACGCATTGTGTTGATTGGAAGAAAGGAGTCACTTTGATTGAATAG
- the LOC109712201 gene encoding galactoside 2-alpha-L-fucosyltransferase-like: MPIPRSRVGEGAKQEEEEEIVVEEAAAAPAMEMKRMRSPRGPIDRAAAAAAAEEEEAEEEKKRAAWRWAARREMAMVVAFLLSLPLLVYLLGGRWSGSSAVATSLGSRRDGDEAIGAGGSINTSSTTSPILEDKLLDGLLSPVFDELSCMSRYRSSLYRKPSPFPLSPYLTKRLRTYEAYHKRCGPNTRRYRRAIKQLKSGRNIREMECKYVVWYPCNGLGNRMLTLASTFLYALLTNRVLLTYMTKESQNLFCEPFPGSSWLLPSDFPIQDTYNFHKDAPQSYVNMLRNKVIDNSVNVSADSLPAYIYLHLEQFRLRLENNIFCEDDQLTLAKFNWMILKSDSYFVPALFLMPSYEEELRRLFPVKESVFHHLGRYLFHPTNPVWGIISRYYEAYLAKADEKLGLQIRIFPEAPMSFEDMYDQILACSRKEKLLPEIGTTEPFINSTSNKTKVKAILITSLYPGYYEKLKSMYYVNPTATGEVVAMYQPSHEELQHTEAQNHNQKALAEMYLLSYCDNVVMSAWSTFGYVAHGLAGLKPWILLRPGWMQKKADPACVRSMSVEPCLHSPPNLDCKAKKDVDAATLVPYVRHCEDVSFGLKLFS; this comes from the exons ATGCCGATCCCGCGATCGCGAGTGGGGGAAGGGGCgaagcaggaggaggaggaggagatcgtggtggaggaggcggcggcggcgccggcgatgGAGATGAAGCGGATGCGGAGCCCGCGGGGGCCAATCGATcgcgctgcggcggcggcggcggcggaggaggaggaggcggaggaggagaagaagcggGCGGCGTGGCGGTGGGCGGCGCGGAGGGAGATGGCGATGGTGGTCGCCTTCCTCCTCAGCCTCCCCCTCCTCGTCTACCTCCTCGGCGGCCGCTGGAGCGGCTCCTCGGCGGTGGCGACTTCGCTCGGGTCTCGCAGGGACGGGGACGAAGCCATTGGAGCCGgag GTTCCATAAATACATCATCTACAACCTCTCCCATCTTGGAGGACAAGCTTCTTGACGGATTACTTTCTCCCGTCTTCGACGAACTATCCTGCATGAGCCGTTATAGATCCTCGCTCTATCGTAAGCCATCACCGTTTCCGCTTTCCCCTTACCTTACAAAGAGGCTCAGAACATACGAAGCCTACCACAAAAGATGCGGCCCAAACACCAGACGCTATAGAAGAGCAATCAAGCAGCTCAAATCCGGTCGCAACATACGAGAAATGGAGTGCAAATATGTTGTATGGTATCCGTGTAATGGCTTAGGCAACAGGATGTTAACCCTCGCCTCTACGTTCCTGTATGCTCTTCTCACGAACAGAGTTCTTCTGACTTACATGACGAAGGAATCGCAGAACCTCTTTTGCGAGCCATTTCCGGGGAGTTCGTGGCTGCTACCTTCCGATTTCCCTATACAAGATACATACAACTTTCACAAGGATGCTCCGCAGAGCTACGTGAATATGTTGAGAAACAAGGTGATTGATAATAGTGTGAATGTTTCAGCGGACTCACTACCTGCTTATATCTATCTCCATTTAGAGCAATTTCGTCTTCGGTTGGAGAACAACATTTTCTGTGAAGATGACCAGTTAACTCTCGCAAAGTTCAACTGGATGATATTGAAATCGGATAGTTACTTCGTGCCTGCTTTGTTTCTGATGCCCTCCTATGAAGAAGAACTGCGTCGGCTATTTCCGGTGAAGGAGTCGGTTTTCCATCATTTGGGGCGGTATCTCTTTCATCCGACAAACCCGGTTTGGGGAATTATAAGTAGGTATTATGAAGCTTATCTTGCCAAGGCAGATGAAAAGCTAGGGCTTCAGATTAGAATATTTCCGGAAGCTCCTATGTCGTTTGAAGACATGTATGACCAAATCCTTGCATGTTCACGGAAAGAGAAGTTGCTTCCCGAAATCGGTACTACGGAGCCCTTCATCAACTCAACTTCAAATAAAACAAAGGTCAAGGCGATTTTGATCACTTCTCTGTATCCTGGCTACTACGAGAAGCTCAAATCCATGTACTACGTGAACCCGACTGCCACAGGAGAAGTAGTAGCTATGTATCAGCCTAGCCATGAAGAGCTCCAGCACACTGAAGCACAGAATCACAATCAGAAAGCGTTAGCAGAAATGTACTTGTTGAGTTACTGTGACAACGTGGTTATGAGTGCTTGGTCTACATTCGGATACGTAGCTCACGGTCTAGCCGGTTTGAAGCCGTGGATTCTACTCAGGCCAGGTTGGATGCAGAAGAAGGCGGATCCGGCCTGCGTCCGATCCATGTCGGTGGAGCCGTGCTTGCATTCACCTCCCAATCTCGATTGCAAGGCGAAGAAAGACGTCGATGCCGCGACTTTGGTCCCTTATGTGAGGCATTGCGAAGATGTGAGCTTTGGTCTTAAGCTGTTTAGTTAG